The following DNA comes from Dermacentor andersoni chromosome 2, qqDerAnde1_hic_scaffold, whole genome shotgun sequence.
TTACCATGGTTAGCAACATAGTGTACAACCTAAAGTAATGCATTTGGCATGGCAGCAGAAGGGAGAAAAGGATCTTTGGTACAGTACAAAAGCCTTATGAAGCATTCAGCGAATATGGCAATTTTCATCTTCTCTTAGTGCTCAATATCACGTAAAGTACTGTGACTCCAAATAGAGGTGTCTAGAGATATACAAAAAGCAAGAAACTTAAAGTGGCAGTGGTCACCACATGAAAGCAGGCAAAAGTGAGATGCTGTTTATTTGGACGAAATCGAGAAGTAGTGTTGCGATAACTGTTGACTTCTGCCATTCCCATTGGCCTTGAGTGACTGGTAGGCTCAGGACGAAGGTGGCAGCACTTCCCAGAGGCTAGCGAGTGTGAAACCTTCGGGTAATTTTTCCACAGCAAGACCTAGCTCGGGGCTCAGCACAACCTCACGGTCACGATTGTGACCACCGTCTGCCAGGTAGGCCTGCGAAGTCATTTCACAGATGTTCTTGGAGGAGGGATTCACTAGAAACTACGCAATCAAGAAATCAGCATAAGGCAAGAAAAATGGTTAAGACTATGATAGCAGTCTTCGGTTCTATGAACAGAAGTGTAATTGCATAGTTCGCTCAATTTCTCTTTGTCTTCTTGTATATCATGCAGTGCGcaaaaaaacacagagaaatggCATATAAAAGCGGGACGAGTGCAGGCCTCCATCTACATTTCATAAACACAAAGCAGGTGCAATATAAATGTTTATTTATCTGACATGTGCCACCCGAGTGTCAATAAAAGTGGAAGGAAAGCGTAATCACAGCTGTCGACACATTGTATTTTAAAGTGTCATCAGCGCCTCTTGTCATATTAAGTACAAAAGCCAAAGGTGCAGAATATGCAACTCGTGCAAAAGGTCTTGAGCAACAGCTACAATACACACCTGGGCAGCGTGTTAATGACCTAAAGAACTAAAACCACAAGTAGACgtcacaaaaaaatgaaaaaaatgaaaccaTAACAGCTTAAAGAACAGGCCCCGCAAATGGCCCGATACGTTTTAATGAACACACAGAACTCGCCAGTAACAACAGTAAAAAAGGGGCCACGCAATAAGCACCATTTGAAAACTACTGCGCTGAATAACAAACCAGCACACATTAACGAATCTGTACAATACGATGTAACCATCAAATTTTAAAGCACATAGAACAGACCAGCATAACACGATATatagaaaaagacaaaaaatcaATAAAGATTGGGAAACAAAACTACTCATGCATGACAAGTACGATAGCAGAGTTTAAGATATGATTTGTTCATAGCTATGATTACATTTTCCTTTCACTTTTTTTCAGGTAGATGTATATACATATTGTGCCTGTTTTTGGTTTCTGAAATATAGTTGTAAGTCTGTCACTCGTCCTGTTCTTACGTGTCCCATATTTGACCATTTTATTGCATGCTGCTTTACCTATAGCAGTACTAATAcaaaatgaaccaactagcccaaaccaaaGTTTTACAACTTGTAGGAATTTGTATCTTAATACACAATAGGACGTGAACCATATGTGACATAGTTTAACTGAGGAAATGAAACTAATTACAGTTGCACCTCACTATGGCAAATTGAGTTGCTTACACATTCAACTTCCATTATTTCGACCCTGATGAGAACATGATTGAATTGAACATGAATGATTGAACATTGAACATTGGGATCAAGTTATCCGGCGGGTCggattaaacaagatgcagaaaaaaaatgtcagaacAGCGCTGATTCATTTGGTGTTATTTGCCCAATCCTAACACTTCCCCAAATCAAATGTACGTACACTTTCTATGTGTCCCAAGTAATAAACTAATGTAGAAATTACTTTAGAACTCCTAGATAATATCATAATATAGAAATCTAACACGCACATGATTTTTGGCTATAAAAATTGTTGCACAATGGCGGTTCGTTTGCCAAAGCTAGCTTCGCCACACACTTAATattagcttcgcctcaatacattTTTGTTgtgcggtaaagcatatgaacGCTGCGAACGCGGTTTTGGTTTCGTGTCCAATTGTATCGTGCAGGCTATTTTCGGCCGAACAttctatatatatagaaagaaagacacgtattagaatcgggtaaatatcGCAATCAAATATtgtgagctacggttattgcttgCAAGTCATCCTAGGGTGGcccgaaaataggcgtttttgacGAGCGATGATCGATGTgcacattcactgtcccctaagctccgccGGTGCAGACGCTGCCACTGGGGTCACCATAAGGGTCAGGCGCACATGCGTACTGACTGAGccagttcgaattatccggtgGAGGCCAATATTACgattgaaataatgaaagtttggtcCCATAATCGATGGCCAGGACCTTCGGCTGGGATGGAATTAACCAAACAATCGAATTAACTGGAGTCGAATAAACGGAAGCCTACTGTATTTTATACCAGATGAGCCGACATGCTGTTAGAGCAGCCCATTCAATTGTTGAGTTCTAGTGCACCACATGCAACAAGGACATTTGATCATGGTGCTATGCACAATATTATGCACCTTGCAATGTGTCAACATCGAAAATTTGAAGCACTTTTCCAAACGGTGCAAGAAGCAGAACATTTAAAATGTGCATGTATGTTGTGCATGGCATTTAATTTGTTAAATGTGAGGTAAAGAATACATGTCTTTCTTTGAAGCTCTTAAGGGAAATCTCTCTTCTTTCTACACTTTCATTATTTCCTTATAGTTTGCAATATTACATTGTGGTTAAACTGTATGCTCCATAATTGGAAATAAGTGAATCAACCTAACTAGGCAAGTTAGAAACATTACAGAAATATGCTGTCATTCTAGGCTGTCATTCCAATCCAAGCAGTTGTAGTGTAGCTTAATTAACatgtgaaagaggaggaagaatggCAGCTTTCAATACAGAAGTGGGATAAGGAAATGTAACCTTAAACTCTGTGGAATGTCGTATGGGCACTCACAAAGAAACAAAGAGTATGTTCCAGTTTGAAAATTCTCTGTTTGACACTGTTAACCTACGATTGCAGATATTCTAAAAGCTTCAATCTTTGATAAAAGTGAAAATATCAAACAGTCCACATGCACAGTCTTACATGTTACAACTTCGAAAAATCTTACACATGTTTTTGTTGCAGagccacatttcttttttattttgtgataGTATTAACTCTTACAATCCTGGTcatcttcctctttttttttttgttagaagaATTTCGaaaatagacaaaaatattgCAGAAATATGGTTTCTTTATTTACCCTGTTATGTGTGCGTAGAAGCTACATGCGCAAGTGTTCTTTTCACGTGAATTCCTTGAATCTGCCACGATGGCTAATTTACCAAGGAACCCTATGCCGACCTCAAAGTTGCATATTCAGATGCTAGCTACGGTGGCTGTGTTTCAACAAGGGCAGGATATGAAACACTATGGAAAACCTCACATAGCAAAAAATGATCCAGAGCCTTCCGCTTTGGTGTTCCACGTAgctcacaatcatcatcatcattaaaaaAATAGCATACAAATGACTGCAACGTATAAATAGAATAGCATGCATCAAACACAATGAGACTCACAGCAAAGGCGTCATAGTGAGTTCCATCCGCGCTGTTCACCTCGGGCTCGTCTTGCATTTCAGGACCTGCGTCTTGGGTCATGGCCTCCTCGTCTGCCGTCTAGGTCGTCAACCGAAACAAGCTACAATGAGCAGATTTTCCCTGAAGTCATTCATATACTAACAGAATGTGGCCTCACTTCCCCATTATTCAGCACTAATCCACTGAGAGAAATAAGCATTTAATTGtcttaaccctgtaatgcccatAGTTGGATTTTTGATATGCTGAAGTGAACTTTCAACTGTGCATAGCTTAACAAACCAAttattaattaactaattagcaCAGTAACTTAAGTTAGAACTGaaaaacatttcattttttttttctacaaatgtaCTTTACATGGCCGGACATAAATGTCAataattttttcctgttttccTTAATGTGTAGACGtgtttgggcattacagggttaatgATAGCCGCCAGTGTTTGACAAGAGAAAATGCGTGAACAATATGCATAGACTTATAAGCAAGATCAAGATGCCAGACAATCCAAATAGATCCAAATAAAAATTATACCAAAGGCTTGCTACAAGTGGCAACCTAATTGACTGCTGTCAAACATGTTGCTGCACACTGTTTCATGATCTGTTGCCTCCCCTACCTTTTATTGCAGTTCCTGCTTTTTGGCAACAGTGACACTGCTCTCTCTTAAGTGTCCATCGTTGAACACTCAATTGATGTTTGCCAGCTTGTCAAGTCAAGCTTGCATTGACTGCGCACATGTTGAGAGTATGTCATTTGGAGTGATAGCCAACATAATGTTAATGCCTAGCCATAAATGGAGCATGTGGAATGCAAAAACTTGTCTCAGCTTTTCTACGTTGAAGCCATCATTAACTTTGAATAAAAAATGATCGAAGCAATGGATCTCTCTTTCAAAAATGAGTGAAGTGCAATTTTATTAGAAAACTGCAGTTTTCAGAATTCCACTTTGCTTTTGCATTTCCCGCCCCAAATGATTGCATATATGGCTTGCTGCATTGAAACAGAACAGAAAATACAACAGGTAGATGTACTTCAGACTGGTGTCTATTCTTACTGCAGAAGAAACGAGTGAAACGAACGCTTTAAGGCACAAGATTGCAAAGCAAATGACAGTGTGCAAACAAAAGATACCCAAATAGGAGGTATGATGTGATAAGATCTTGTGAAACAGACATAGTTTGGAGCAGCAGATCACCAGAAGGACTGATGCGATTTGAAAAATCGTAGGTGAAGAGTAGTCATGCAGATTGTTcaaagaggccttcatcctgagCTGGACCAATGCTGGTCATGCAATGCATGTGATTGTATACACTGACCTGCTTCTGCATGAAGACATCCACTCCCATGATTGGCTTGACCTTGTGTACTTTCAGGAGGCTAGACAGCTCTTTGTAGATGTGCTGCAGTCGCTCCACAGGGTCCACTTTGAACCCGAGCACATAGCCACCACTCTGCAATAAACACAACAGTGGGGAGCAGGCACTtacaacagctgacataaggGCCCACATCTACATCATCCTCTCGGTGCAGTCACAGCCCAGAGAAAGTCAGTGCAGGGAGGCCTACGGGCACCTCTGACCCTTCTTTGGGGCGTGTTTGAGGAAGGGTTAACAAAGACATGGCTTGGGAATGAGCTAAGTTTTATGCAACAACTCTTTACACAACTCTTTCAAGCCTTGGTATTGCTCTTATAATGTTAACCTTTTTTATCACTACAATCAATAACATTTGTATTACTACCACTCAAGCATATGATTACTTTTTCAGAGTGAAATTCAAGTTACTGTACGTGCTTAAAATGGAAtgatacatatatatgtgtgccCCCGCCTACACAACTAGTTGTGCATGTGTTCAATAGGACCTGAATCAGCCACACAAGAAGGCACAAGTTAATTCCGCCTGCACTCACAAGCATGCATGAGCTGTGACTTTCAAAAAAACCATTACGAGGGATTTCTGCAGGCGCCCTTCAGAATGGGAACATTCTTTGTAGAGGCTGTGTATGAGAGTTACCATATTTGCACACATACAATGAGATGGGGTACTCCTGACGCCCTCGTCACCGTGCACGCATGTCAAGAAATATGGTTGAGTAATATGTGAGCAGCCATCGACATTATGGGTTGAAGCTAGCGCACCTGTGAAGATTTGTGCAAAGCTTCCTGTCCTTTTTGTGCCTTTATGCTGGAATGACAATACATTGTAAAACTGTGTGGATGCTCATCACAGAATATCGGACAAGTGTTTCAGAACCTTTCCTGTTCGCCTTGGTCTTGCTTCGTTGCAGATGCGCCCTTACCGCTCATGTGTGCCTGTATATCTCTTAATGACGCTGAGAAGTTGGCTTCTCATGCAGCTTTTTCGTCTGGTGGTTAAGTTGATTGTGTATTGAACAGTAGCAGGGCTTACAGTTTCGAATGTTGTTGAAAGTGTTTTCTATAGGTGGACGATATACTATTGAAAACTTAGATTTTGTCATAGTGCAAGTAATGCAACCCTGTGAGAATGGAATGCAAAGTAAAACACACATTACTTATCCTCCAAGGAGTTTCAGTCACAGTTACTATAGTTCACTTTCTGCAGTGAGAGTGGCAAAAAGCATTTTCGCATGACTTTATAGAGCCTTAATGCTGCAGAGTCTGCCTGTGACATGCACAGAGGCTTTTTCATTGGTGTTGAGGTTACTAATTTCGGGCTTTGTTCTTCTTAACACCCCTGCCCCCccaccccattttttttttacttcagtatCAAGGAAGGCTTTATGTATAACTTATGTTGGTCACATTTGCAAGCAACTTTCACATATTCATACAACTTGTCCGAAAATAAAGCCGACTAAGTTTTGCGTGCCTGTTTCTACTTTTGTAATCTTTCCATTATTATGATTTTTTATTGCAAAAAAGAACCTATGCGAACTGCTCACCTTGTACTCTATGGTTAATGCTGTGTGTTAGTTGCTGGCACAGGCGGATGAGGCCAGCAATGTAAATATTGCAGATGTACTCACCCTGTCCGTTGTCTCAATGACAAGCGCTGTTCCAAACTTTGATTCCCGTGTTTTGATGGCGGCCTGTGGAGATACAGAAAAGTAGCTTGTGGGTATAGGCCTAGTATATACATTCTAAGCAAGCACTTAGTCATATTGCAACAAAGGCAAAAGAAGAAATTAGTAAGCGCATGCAATTGCTCAAAATAACAGGCAAAACATATTTTGTTGTGTCATTCTTACTCTCTACATATATATTAAATTTGGTGATGGGTGGAAAAATTCTTTGGAGGTAGTTTCAGGCaagaaacatttattttaatTGCAATAATATTTGTTCCTGAATTTTATAATCAACTGACATAAAGTAAAACAACTAGTAAAGATGCGAAGCAGCAACTGAAACTACCTGGTTGATGTCGAAGTTCTTTCAACTGTtgacaaaaaaaatgaagtacTGTTAGTAAATGTGGCTGTTTAAAACAGTGCGGAACCGAATATGCTATAACCCAGCATTTTCCAGCTGCTGATTTCCTTGCCATAGGGCTAAGTATAATAACGTGCTGCACAAAGCACAAGCCAGCCGCATCATCGCCGACAATGTGGTGCAGCAAGCACACTTATGGCACCGGGGAATTGTGGGTACGGAAGatcaagtttctttttcttctgctctcATTGTGGACGGGACACACAGAAGCAAGTTCTAGTTCTCAAAGAAGAAGCTAAGCAGAATTTCTCGAGTCTGACTGGGACAGTGGTATAAGCAGACATTTGAAGCGACTTTTTTTTAGTTATCACTTTCAGGAAGGAAAAATGATGCACGGAAATCGAAAtgctgctttttctttcattgctgaAGTTAATGATTTTTCTACTAGTGCTTATGCTGGCTCACGGTGGAAGACCTTACCACTTGCAGGTAGGGCAAGCTGATGTTGAAAGACTCGTTCATGTTGGCATGCCAGACGATGCGCACGTTGGTAACGTGCATGGTCCCCAGGTTACCCTGGTCGCTGGACAGGTTCCAGACGCCGTTCACCTGGCTGCACAGCTGCTCCATGGGTAGGAGTCGCAGCTGACGGTTGTGCAGTAGTGCGGCACGCAGGTGCAAGTCACGGTACAGCTTGGTGGCACTGTACGCCCTGTTCACAGAGATTATTTCGCTATATATGTGTTACTTCGTTGAATCAAGCATATTTTACTGATCAAGTTGTGCTTTTCTCGATAAACACCAATTGTGGGAAGTGTAGGCTGCCGGAAAATATGACAGATTCTCACAGAATGATGTTGGATAGGCTTGTTATGGGGATACATACAGGGCGTCCCGTGCCAAAATTTAGAAATATGTGAGTGCCGTGTAGCTggccagaaccaaggtaatgttgtttgtcgtcactTGGAGCAAGTGAGACTTTTTCATATTTAGCCTGATGACATAATTAGTTATTATTAATTATTTACTACTCAAGTACTATAATCAGAGTAAAATTGTCGCTCAGGAAATTGTAGGCCATCATGAAAATTCCTGATCCATCAATTGCTCTCGCTtcatacatgctacataaaagttatTTCCAAGCCTGGAAGAAGTCCGCAAATGCAGGCAAAAAGTGTTGCGCGGCACTTTCTTGTGTTGTGCGGGCTTTCTTTAATGCTTGGAAAAACCTTCAatcagcacgtattgagcaacagaaagatggatcAGGAATCATGATGGCCTGCAATCTTCTATTTGATAATTTTGCTCTGATTATAATATAGGGGAACTTAATTAATTCGTAATaagtaattatgtaattaggcaaaatacaaGATATAGTCTGACTCGTTGTaagtgatggcaaacaacattaccttggttctgtccagctatgtagcactcgcatatttttaaatttggCACAAGTTACATGAGACACTGTTACCTTGGTCTATGCAGGTGGTggtatggaagaaaaaaaaaattgctgctttGGTATATTTGGTGGCTGGGCACCACAAGACACCGAAGAAACAGTCCCAGGAAATACTATACTGGCACGTGCCAGTGTTATATCAAACACCCATTAGTTGTCAATTTGACTTCTTACTTGAATGTGTTGAGGACAGATGCTATAAGACGCGGTTGCTCCATGATCTGgctctggtaaagaaaaagaaacattaaaataACAATAGCTGTCAGCTTCATTGTTACATGGTCACAACCAATGTCAATGTCGAACATCTTACCAGGTTGGTAAATATGAATTCGTAGCGGGTGCTGTTGGACTTAGTCATGATGTAGAGCGCTTCggcgattccgcataatttctgAAAATAAGGTAACTGCATGCTTACCAACTCCATGTCAGAACGATGTCTTTGAGCACGTTTCGGTGGCACTCACAGAGTTCACAGTTCTCGTTGATATTCCTGTCACACAGTTGAATCCCACAGCTGGTGAAAAAAGTAAAAGATAAGGACATCTGCAAAGGTTCATTGCATTCTAATTTCATGATTATTTCACGTGCAAATATCTTACACAAGTTTACTCTTGGCCTAGCAAGAGATTGCCAGATAATCCGTAGGTTGGTGACATACAATGTTCCTGCAAGGTGAAAGAGTTGCACTCACTTTCAATAAGTGAattaagaagctttagctcgggtccaactaTGATTctgcttattcaaatacatgtgaaacaccGAAATGCTATTATGAGAGGACCACTTGACCAACttaaatgacatttgttgcaattgagagagaaagtttaatTCCAGAGACTGTAAGGAGAATTTTAATTTAGAGCATGAAATATTTTAGATATATTACTGGAAATTGGCAAGTataaaataaaatagaagcaGTTGACGAACCCGTAACTCTAAAACAGATACCGCGCAGTGCTGCGAACTGCATTCGTTAGAGAATCTAAAGCTGAAAATTTTATATATCAAGCTTGCATACATATGCATACATGAATTTGTTATGTTAATTAACTTTACAAGGGCTTGCAAAAGTCCCGCTCGCAAATTAGTGGCGATTTCTGAAGCGTGTTTAATAaatcaattttgttttctttagatATATTATTAGGTggagtttacagaattgtgatttTGGTTTTTTATTGCAGAGTGACACAGCTGTGaatttgatagtttcgttcttTTGCGATGCTTAACAATCATTATAAAACAATTGACACAGTATAAAAGGTCCGCTTCCTACAGTCATTAGACGataattttttcttttaagcACTGAAGagaccaaatttggtgcagtggttgccgagaaaaacggaaTTCTTCGTTCCCAAATTGTATTTGGATAGAAGCCTAGAAATTATATTCCTCTTAATGTGGTACAACTGTTATTCATCGTACGACATAATGTGACCTTTATCTCCGCTGTTTCCTTTGGTGTCTTCCACATTCGGAAGCCTGTCAACCTGTTCTTCTCCAGCACCGTATTGGAGGTCTCTGCGATACCAAGAATTGCGGTCAGACCTACGTGTCTCCAGCATTTCATCAGCCCACTTGGGCTAGACAAGGTTTTCAGCGCAAAATACACTCACTGGTTTGAGATATCGAACCTGATATCTCGATCTTGCCAGAGTCCTTCCGATTCCGACATAATGCACGGCGCACGCCGCTCAAGTGTACTCAAGGTGCGTGAGAAACGAAACCAAGCCGTTGCTAAGCGACAGCCATCGCCATAGTAACGTTATAACTTCTAGCCACCGTGTTTGTTGTCATTAGCGTTTAATGGCGCTAGCGTATGCGACGTTGGTACGTTGGCGCACCAACTACGAACTTGTGCGTGAGACTCGACGAGGGATCTGTACAATAAAAATATTACACGTCTAAACTAATAATAGTAACAGCAAACaataaaaaatcatgagccattccaccctATGAAGGTGGATGCCCAGCCAAGCTTTgcagcacacgacaaagaggtgacaaagaattttgagtaaaggtacgaacacatttattgtcttgatcggtggtcatcgtgacaaaGGGTACGaaaacacatttatttttatacatctgcgttcattcgtgttttcatttcgcgatatattgaggcaaacaaATTGATACccaaatcaccgcaccgactggcagtgggccagtgccgtcagcgctttCGCAGAGGGAGGGAGTATGGGAAAacagcatcggagccagctgtggagcgaagacgacgacgacgaacgcgcgaacaGTTGCACGAGCGCGTTGACGCGCTTAAGCCGAGGGGCGCCGACGGGACGACGACAAATGCAGACGGATGCGCGTGCATAAACACGaggcattgctgatgatgatattccttgctcacacagatttgttgaaggactaAAAAAATGCACGGAACACTAGCCATAACAGGCATCGCTGTAATAAACTACTTGGAGTTTAAAGTAAGGTTTAATTTACGTTTAAGCTTCGTGTAGTTTGCAgacctttcatcatcatcattggctgCCTTCAGCACTTTCAGTGTTTACATCTGACGCGCCGAAGAGCGTGAACGAATGATGAACGTTAGCAAGATTGAATTTAACACAGACGTTTAGACACGCATTGTAAGTAAAGCAGGTGTATGTTTCAATAAACTTAGTGTACTTACGCTGACGTTTATCGCGAGAGACGCATACAGTGCATGGCTAATCTAAAAACGTTGGTGCATGGAGAAGCAGTAACTGCTAACATCGATGCCGTTAGCGCTCGAGCATTCTTGCAGAAAATCATTTATGTTACCTAGATTCAACTAAACGTATGCAACTTGCAGGCGCGAAATTCGCACGCTCTGCAAAAATGAAAGTAGTCGATTGCAGCGCGCTGTGAAGTTCTTGCCTAAACTCTGTCGCTTTCCGATTGTAGAAGAAACCGAGCATGACTTCCGATGACGAGGCACGGTTGCAGAAAGGACTACAGTCCACAATAGAACCCAGGAAACCTGACCGCGGTCGAGATCTCGAGCGTGGACGCGAGAAACGACACAGGTAAGCCAGTGACATACTGCGTTGCCTTGTGCCGCTGTTCGAACTAGGGTGACATGAATGTAGTGTCAGTGAGTGTTTGATGCAGATAGTTTCTCATGTGTTTTGTCATTCTTGTGTGCAGTTTTTGCGAGTTCTACGTCAATAATTTTAGTGTGAGCGCCCAATGCTGACATGTAAAGTGTTTGCCGAAAAGCTTGGAAGCCACAGCGCGCATGACCGGAAATGTCGCCGAACGGGGTGCACTCGGTCCGCTGCGAAACTTGTCAAGTTGAAAACTATGGAATGTAGAAGCGTCAGTCATTGGGGCAACGAGGCTCGTGTTATTGTACCTATCTGTTGCCATCACTTTCGCAGTCGTTTTGCAAAGGTGGCATTGATGTATGTTACATAGTGATTAACATACGCAAACATTCTTTTGCAACTGTTTGTGCCAGGTCTAGGAGCAA
Coding sequences within:
- the BBS5 gene encoding BBSome complex member BBS5 isoform X1, whose product is MSESEGLWQDRDIRFDISNQDLQYGAGEEQVDRLPNVEDTKGNSGDKGTLYVTNLRIIWQSLARPRVNLSVGFNCVTGISTRTVNSKLCGIAEALYIMTKSNSTRYEFIFTNLSQIMEQPRLIASVLNTFKAYSATKLYRDLHLRAALLHNRQLRLLPMEQLCSQVNGVWNLSSDQGNLGTMHVTNVRIVWHANMNESFNISLPYLQVAAIKTRESKFGTALVIETTDRSGGYVLGFKVDPVERLQHIYKELSSLLKVHKVKPIMGVDVFMQKQTADEEAMTQDAGPEMQDEPEVNSADGTHYDAFAAYLADGGHNRDREVVLSPELGLAVEKLPEGFTLASLWEVLPPSS
- the BBS5 gene encoding BBSome complex member BBS5 isoform X2, producing MSESEGLWQDRDIRFDISNQDLQYGAGEEQVDRLPNVEDTKGNSGDKAVGFNCVTGISTRTVNSKLCGIAEALYIMTKSNSTRYEFIFTNLSQIMEQPRLIASVLNTFKAYSATKLYRDLHLRAALLHNRQLRLLPMEQLCSQVNGVWNLSSDQGNLGTMHVTNVRIVWHANMNESFNISLPYLQVAAIKTRESKFGTALVIETTDRSGGYVLGFKVDPVERLQHIYKELSSLLKVHKVKPIMGVDVFMQKQTADEEAMTQDAGPEMQDEPEVNSADGTHYDAFAAYLADGGHNRDREVVLSPELGLAVEKLPEGFTLASLWEVLPPSS